The following are encoded in a window of Candidatus Moraniibacteriota bacterium genomic DNA:
- a CDS encoding LemA family protein, which translates to MTGIIVLGIIGLFVFWAVFSYNGLIAFRNRVEEAWSDIEVQMKRRYDLIPNLVNTVKGYATHEKETFENVTQARSQAMQASTPEEHAKAENFLSDTLKSLFAVSENYPDLKANQNFLELQKELADTENKIQASRRFYNGNVRDYNTKIETVPTNIIANMFSFTKREFFDLGDEEEEAKKPVEVKF; encoded by the coding sequence ATGACAGGTATTATTGTTTTAGGTATCATTGGGCTTTTCGTTTTTTGGGCTGTTTTTTCTTATAATGGACTTATAGCATTTCGAAATCGTGTAGAAGAAGCATGGAGTGATATCGAGGTTCAAATGAAACGAAGATATGATCTTATACCCAATCTAGTTAATACAGTAAAAGGGTATGCAACTCATGAAAAAGAAACTTTTGAAAATGTAACTCAAGCCAGGTCTCAGGCTATGCAAGCATCTACTCCTGAAGAGCATGCTAAAGCGGAAAATTTTCTTTCAGATACCCTCAAAAGTTTATTTGCTGTTTCAGAAAATTATCCTGATCTTAAGGCAAATCAAAATTTTTTAGAGCTTCAAAAAGAGCTCGCGGATACTGAAAATAAAATTCAGGCATCAAGGAGATTTTATAATGGAAATGTGAGAGATTATAACACGAAGATTGAAACGGTTCCTACAAATATTATTGCGAATATGTTTTCTTTTACAAAACGAGAATTTTTTGATCTTGGGGATGAAGAGGAAGAAGCGAAAAAACCAGTTGAGGTAAAGTTTTAA
- a CDS encoding M48 family metallopeptidase, with the protein MATLYTQADKNVRLTWIYITGFLVFVIGVGYVFSQAMQSSGILYFAVIFSVVMSFGSYWWSDSIVLSMSGAKEVTRENAREIYTIVENLCITAGIPIPKIYVIQDSALNAFATGRNPDHSAIAFTTGILERLEKLELEGVVAHELSHIKNKDILLSTVVVILVGFVTLLADFFGRWAFWGGNRRNSGGQDGRVQLIFMIIAIVFWLLAPLTAMLLQLAISRKREFLADASGALLTRYPEGLASALEKISSDPKPLDRANRATAHLFIANPFKGSKISKLFMTHPPVEDRIQQLRGGKDV; encoded by the coding sequence ATGGCAACTCTTTATACTCAAGCAGATAAGAATGTTCGTCTTACGTGGATATATATCACAGGCTTTTTAGTTTTCGTAATCGGTGTTGGATATGTATTTTCTCAAGCGATGCAATCAAGTGGAATTTTATATTTTGCTGTTATTTTTTCTGTAGTGATGAGTTTCGGATCTTATTGGTGGAGCGACTCGATTGTTCTTTCTATGAGCGGAGCAAAAGAGGTGACAAGAGAAAATGCTCGTGAAATATATACTATTGTGGAAAACTTGTGTATAACCGCAGGCATTCCTATTCCAAAGATATATGTAATACAAGACAGTGCTCTCAATGCTTTCGCCACAGGAAGGAATCCGGATCATAGCGCTATAGCCTTTACTACAGGGATTCTTGAGCGTCTCGAAAAACTTGAGTTGGAAGGTGTTGTGGCTCATGAACTCTCTCATATAAAAAATAAAGACATACTTTTATCTACCGTTGTTGTTATTCTTGTTGGTTTTGTAACTCTTTTGGCTGATTTTTTCGGACGATGGGCTTTTTGGGGTGGAAATCGTCGAAATAGCGGAGGTCAAGATGGAAGAGTTCAGCTTATCTTTATGATTATAGCGATAGTTTTTTGGTTATTAGCCCCTCTTACGGCGATGTTATTGCAACTGGCCATTTCTCGAAAACGGGAGTTTCTTGCTGATGCAAGTGGAGCGCTTCTTACTCGTTATCCCGAAGGACTTGCAAGTGCTCTTGAAAAAATTTCTTCAGATCCTAAGCCTTTGGACAGAGCAAATCGAGCCACAGCACATCTTTTTATAGCGAATCCTTTTAAGGGGAGTAAAATATCAAAACTTTTTATGACGCATCCTCCAGTAGAAGACCGCATACAACAATTACGTGGAGGAAAAGATGTATAA
- a CDS encoding CBS domain-containing protein: MKVQDIMTREVVSISSDTSVSEVATIMSKNRFHGVPVLEEGRLIGIITETDFYVRGTNIFLPSFITFLQDIDTVGPMHSKKKGFLKRVIQAKAKDIMTSQCITVDETMSLSDLLSFFQETNYHTLPVVDKDKKMIGIVTRTDLLKLISIQKDEIV; the protein is encoded by the coding sequence ATGAAAGTTCAAGATATAATGACAAGAGAAGTAGTCTCTATTTCTTCAGATACTTCAGTTTCAGAAGTAGCTACTATAATGTCTAAGAATCGATTTCATGGAGTGCCTGTACTTGAAGAAGGAAGGCTTATCGGAATTATAACGGAAACAGATTTTTATGTGCGTGGAACTAATATTTTTCTCCCCTCTTTTATAACTTTTTTACAAGATATCGATACGGTTGGCCCCATGCATTCGAAAAAGAAGGGCTTCCTTAAACGTGTTATACAAGCAAAGGCAAAAGATATCATGACTTCACAATGTATTACTGTAGATGAAACGATGAGTCTTTCAGATCTTCTTTCCTTTTTTCAAGAAACAAATTATCACACACTTCCTGTTGTAGATAAAGATAAAAAGATGATTGGTATTGTTACACGAACGGATTTACTAAAACTTATCAGTATTCAAAAAGACGAGATTGTATGA